GATGCCATCGATGTCATGTGATCAATAATGTTTTCTTCTTTAGTTTCTAAGAGCGGTCCGACAAACTGAATTTCATTTGTGTCAAAATCTAATTCCATGTTTATAGTTTTTAGGTGTTCAAATATATTTTGATCACATCCTTCTAATAAATTTTCTAGTGCACATGTATCAATCGTGACGTCTGCATAAAATTTGTCATTCTGAATTTTGTATTGTAGTGCTCTATACACGCGGTCTCTGTTTACTGTAAAATTGTAACTCATCCCATGTTGATCTTTCCTTCGCACTATAATTATTGGCAAGCTTGTAATAGAATGTGGCAAATTTTCTGCTATTTTTTCAATGTATCGTGGAAAGCTAATTGTGTGTCCTTTATATTTGAATTGACTACCTATGGCATGCGTAACTTGTAATATTGGATTTACACGTGCGataagcatttcttctacttgcgtCAAGCATGCTAGTTCAGGTGGTTGGGGTCCGAGATCCATATTATTGATAGCTAATAATCTGTTTATTCCTCTCTCTTGCTTGCATCTGTTGCAAATAGGCCCTTCCGGATTTTGATATACTTTCATTCCAATATAGGATTCTTGGCAAATATGATACATGCAAGGTGATTGGTAGGCACCTAAATGATTACGAAATGTCATTTGCACCTTTTTAAATTCAGTGTGAAGTAATCCATTTGGATTTGGAGTGTTTTGTGTATTGAAATCAATTGGCGGTTGGGATTCCCCTTTTGGAATATTTCCAATGTTTTGTGTGTTATTTTGATTCAACTTTGTTTGGATAGTTTCCTCCTGAAAATCGATTTCTTGTGGCTATGCATCTGGAACTAGTTGTTGACATGTAATGAAATGTAAAATTTGAAATTCACTATGTTGTGCCGGTAATTCTTGGGTTGAAATTTGTAATCTTCTAGATGCATATGTAGCTCTTTCCGTTTCATTCCTTCGCCTTTTTTGCTCTTCCTTTTGGGCATCtaacatttgttcatttttttgtttCCTATATTGTCTctgatattctctttgatattcTCTTTTATATTCCTTTCTTTGTTCTTCAGATTCAAAATATTTCTTCGATCAACCCATTTCTACAAATTTgttaaacaaattaaaaatatatgagTCATATACAATATACATTGATCTAGTTAATGTTTAATTGAATTTTGACACTTTATTTGCATAATACAATTTATTTAGTTCTTGTATACAAAATTGAATTCAAACTTTTGTAGTGAGGTTGATAGCCATTGTTTGTATTACATCTCTACACAAAGACTCATAAATATATTATAGTAGAATATTATTagttgattttaaaatttaatttaattcaatattTTTGTAGTTAATGTTTAATTGAATTGTGACACGTTCTTTTCCTAATTCAAACAAATTAAAATAATGTGAGTCATATACATTGATCTAGTTAATGTTTAATTGAATTTTGACACTTTATTTGTGTAATACAATTTATTTAGTCCTTGTATACAAAATTGAATTCAAACTTTTGTAGTGAGGTAGATAGCCATTGTTTGTATTATATCATTAACAAAGACACTCATAAATAAATTATAGTTTTATATTATTAGTTGacaattaaatataattgaattcaatatattttgaaaaagaatgtgcaagtgcaagaaatgaaagaaagaatTTTTGTGGAAAATTTATTATCCATGTATTTCATAGTTTAGAAAACCATGTACATTTGATTTTTACAAAATGTGGAATTACCTTTCCACATACATATACATCAAAACAAACTCAACAATTAAGAGGACAAACTAAACTCTAAAGCCAAACTCAACTCACTGAAAACAAAAACTAAACTCTAAAGACTTAAAACTCTGAAGAGACACTATGCATATGTTATGTACATGATCCTTTTTGCATTATCTATTGATTCAGGAAATGAACAAAGCCTTCTTTGATTTCCCTACAATGTTCTCCTTGAAATTGCATTTCGTCATGTGCGATCTCTTTGAAAAACTGGTCTAGTGGTTGAACCTTGAAATTTAAGAAATGCATCATTTCCTAAATGTCACGGACTTGCTGCATGTTTCGATCATTAATTGCTGCTATCTCAATAGCAATATTTTCTTAATGATCAAGAATACGGTGGATATGGCGTTCGATTCCATGGAATGTTGTATCCATAAATGAAGGGGTGAATATGTTTGAACTTGACAACTCAGTCGGGGTTGGAGGAGAATTCACAAATTTTTGACTTTCCACTTTGTCATTACAAAACTCTTCATTGTAACAATGTCCATccatctatttaaaaaaaaacataaattgaataaaaaattattttcaacaaATGATAACTATATATCAATTTAAAAGCTATGTATAAATATGAACTTTCAAAGGCAAAGCCTAAAAAATTAAGGTCAAtctaaaatagtaaacaatatcATTATTTATGTACAATCTAAAATAGTAAATAAACATGCAAGATGGAATTTATTACTATTGGATTATTATTACTTTagtttaatataatatatttatgagTCTATGTGTTCATGATGTCATACAAACAATGGCTATTTATAATCTCCTACAATCTTTGTTCATCACATTCAATaatttaaatctattttttttttaaattaatctaTCGGCAAAGTTAATGATATTTCAATACTTGTAATAATAACAATATTTCaataatttcaaatttattttaaaaagaaaataactcaaaaaatatgaaatattaattcTTCAGCTGTATTGATTAAACAATaaattctatatttttaaaaatgCATAATTTTATATTGAAGGTTGAAATTTTCAATGACGATAAATTAAAAATGAGATGCATGCCATCGAAATTAATGGTGCAGACATTATGTACCTGTTTAGTTGGGCGAGGAAGTTGGTAAACAAAATTTGAAGCTTCCAAATTCACTGCAAACTGAAAAGTATAATAATATTTgcaaagtataataatatttatCAGTATAAACGAAATGCAGTCGGCATATAAAGAACAATACCACTAAGTATAGATATCCACTTTCAATAATTAATTTCActattttttatatattcaatagtataaatttaaatatttagtgttaaatattttaaatttaaatagtatAATTTTAGTTGTCATTTAGTCATTGCGTAAAATATATTACTTGTTTCCTAGGCAGGTTTGGTTTATTGATTTCTTGGTATTAACCATTTTCAGCTCTTTTACGGTTGCTCAATCCTCAATCGTACTAATCATTTTTCTATTATGATGTAATGCTATGAAGAACAGGTACACAGTGTTTGAAGTTTGGTTTTTTTTACTCTAATGCAAAATCATATGGTATACAATGGAAAATTATTTTCTCATCCAATAAAACATAATGAGTTTAAGCTGATACTTGTATTGTTGCATGAGGGTGCAGTAGCAAGCATGACCCATCATGGGAATGATAACACAGACAATTTTGAAGATTCAATGGGTATAGTAAATGAAGCTATGAGGAAGTTAACTCCAAATTTGTGAACTGAGATGTTAAATATGTAAGAAAATTGTATGTTAGACTTCACAGCAAACTTAAATATTTTCCACATGCTTCATTACACAGCGATTGTACGGTTTTTTTAAAGGCACGCAAAAGGAGCAGCAAGTGAATAACATGCAAGTGAAATCTTGTAAATCCAGAATACACTAAAATAGGGATACACATCTATAACTAGGATACCATCTTTTTTGtatgcaaattaattttgtgacATACACATCTGTAACTGGCATACCATCTTTTTTGtatacaaattaattttgtgactATTTCAGAATACTTAATTATTAACAGCAATTCAACAAATTAATAGAAATTCATTGCAAACATAGAAAAATTTGACAAAGAAACTTGCAAAGAAAATAGAAAACCTAAATATTAAATTTCCTAAAAATTACCGATTGATATAGGGTTTTAGGATATAGAAGCTCATATGTGCATACCTTTTTAACAAATGTAATGTTGTTATTCTTGACATATTCTTCACAAATAAGTGTCAATGGCCAAAGTGTGCTCGAATATCGAAACTggaaagaaaaaattattttcccAAACTAAATTAGCTCATAAATCAGAAATATAGAGGAAAGCCATTGCATGTTCAGGTTTGAATTTTGCAGCAAACTAAAAAAAACATAATGCTAAGGAATGTAGTGATATGGATTTAAGGTAACTAAAATTTTATCTAAAATACCTACAGTGAAGCGATTCAGTGTCAAATTCACAGAGCCGCGTACGTTAGTGGATATTGAGAAGAAGCCGAAGTGTTAAGTTTGCAGAGCCGCGCACGTTAGTGGATATTGAGAAGAAGCCGAAGTGCAACTTTGATTCTCTGCAATGTGTAAATAGTGAATTAGGAAATACAAATCGTATAAATAGAATGTGAACCTTCCAAAATTCACTACAATCTAATATTTGTCAGTGTAAGGAATGCAAAATACCTGTATGTTTAGATTCAATGTCAAGTTCACTGCACAAAGTAGTTGATAGGATGTTTTCAAATATAAAGTATAGAAAGATTCAAGCTAAAGTTCATAGAGCTACGCTATTAAATGTTTTCAAATGGTAAGTGTGGAAGCCTTTGTAATCGATATCATGCAAATTCGAAGGTTGGCATGCAAATTCGAAGCTTCCACCAGTATCATAACTGTCTCTCCTTGCATTACAAAGAAGGCATGTGTAAACTGGCATCATTATTATTGGTAGAACATAACATTGAACGGTGGTGATAACAATCATGGCCTACATTTAAGGAGAGAAGGAATAAAATTTTATGACGGATGCCTGCGATTGTAGGGTTATGCCTCTCGACGTAATTACaaaaaattcatttttcatgtaatCTCTTTAAGAAAAAATATGGGCAACACAAAGATATGGAATAATTTCCTAATCAGCCCAACTAATCAAATTTATGCATTTATCTCTCATGACCTATTCATCCTCTCTACAATGTCATTTTCTTGAGAGATGTATGAATTTATCTATTGCAATATCACTCTCTTTATAGAATCTTTCAACTTGAGATGAGCAATATTCTCCATCATTAGCACATCTCAACACTATGGTCTTTTTACTTCTTAGATTCTAAACTTGATCTTTAACTTGTCCAGTCAACTAAAGACGTCAAACTTATGCCTATGAAACTAGACCTAAGTCATCCTAAAGAaatcattaataaataaaataaaatataaatagttTTTCTATTAATGTACATTTATAGCACCAAATACATCAAAATGAAAGAGATATAAAATAACATGATATTTatgtaaataaaattataattgaaGATAATTTCATTTACTATAAATGTAATGTTCACAAAAAAAATTAAGATAACAATCATTGAacccatttaaaatatttttatttcaagGTCCTAAGACTCTTCTCACTTATGTTTCCCACGCACTCATTCCACTATATTTAAGGAGAATGTGTATACATACATGAAGAAGAAGTTCTATATGGAAGTTGCGAATTTGGTGAGAGAAAATAATAGGGATCGATAAAAAGATTGCCAGTATACTAGAGAGTAAGTGGGAGATATTGGGAAACATACTCTATGAAGACCCCAATAAATTGACAAGAAGAAAGTTAAGGAAGATGGGGATTTTATTATCTAAAAACCAATTAAAGAGACTTGTATACTATATCTTGTACGAAAAACTTGATTTCTTGTTGAACCCTCTTTCATAAAATAATTCTCTTATAGTAAGGAGGAGGATCTTCATGATTAATGATCCCAAAATGAGAAGTATACCCCCATTAAAAGAGGTACCAAGTTGAAttataagaaaagaaataataCTTATAATTGTGAAGGGAAATTCATTAGAATGAGAGTAGCCTTAAATTGACCTACATATGAAGAGGGAACTTTTAAATAACCCTAGTAATAAGGACATGCATTTGAAGAAGGGCtatcagatcattacaatattAGTAACCAAATGAGAAATTATTATTGACAGGtcatttacaaataaataaaattatattatcatgAGATGAGAAGTAGTAATATATGGTGACAATTATAATATGGCGATAAGGAGAAGTTTTGAATGGGGAGATATACTCAAATTAATATGTGGAGAAATGAGATCCTTGCAGAGGAATGTAAACTAAGGTATCAAATATCCATTGCATATCCTTTGAACATGAATAGATTTAGCTAAAATCCTGATAAGAGAGATGAACACTTGAATTTTTtacattattataattaatttaagatTGTGAAGTGTGTGTAAATGAAATAGGTTATGTGATAGAAAATTGATGACTTTCAACAATAATAGTGACATGCAAAATAGAAAACCAACATAGTAGCTCAAATATAGAAATAAGATATTGGGAGGAACATATAGTTACAAGCTAGAGTTGAATGTGCCAAACATAGATGGATGGTTCCATAGTCCTAGGGTAGTTATGAGGTCTTATAGTCTTGTTTGCCCAAAAACCAACCAAAAATGTTTAGACCCAGTTGGAGGTTCCCTAGTATAGGTGTCTTTGCCTATTTGATATCTAGAATCATCTTTCACTATC
The nucleotide sequence above comes from Cryptomeria japonica chromosome 11, Sugi_1.0, whole genome shotgun sequence. Encoded proteins:
- the LOC131070491 gene encoding uncharacterized protein LOC131070491, whose translation is MKVYQNPEGPICNRCKQERGINRLLAINNMDLGPQPPELACLTQVEEMLIARVNPILQVTHAIGSQFKYKGHTISFPRYIEKIAENLPHSITSLPIIIVRRKDQHGMSYNFTVNRDRVYRALQYKIQNDKFYADVTIDTCALENLLEGCDQNIFEHLKTINMELDFDTNEIQFVGPLLETKEENIIDHMTSMASKPPNAQREMELSRAWINNNNTHSSSLIEWPSIGGSPINEYTTLGLLDMAFPTLFPNGKCDWLEPRIKQVHLHEYVKHLIQYIDNHFGKHPRFRYYITNMIMRHRAQTSTSVFIKRNLGELPITIMELREHMENIPNSHLADRLMRFGATLRGTRSYWIKCRVELTDLLH